A genomic window from Streptomyces sp. NBC_01429 includes:
- a CDS encoding ABC transporter ATP-binding protein: protein MTPPPTTSASAASAAEFLPPSRPGTPLIRAEKLRVEYRGRSGGRVRALRDIDLEIVEGETLGLVGESGCGKSTLGRALLRVIEPVSGTIEFLGLNITRLGGPRLRRTRADLQMVFQDPFGSLNPRRRIADIVAEPLLRARGVSRAEAAPVVRELLERVGLGAEAGPRKPHEFSGGQRQRVGIARALASSPKFVVADEAVSALDVSIQAQVLNLLTDMVRERGLTMLFISHDLGVVRHIADRVAVMYLGQIIEIASRDDFFSGPAHPYSDALLSSVPSPRPGRRRERQVLEGELPDPANPPDGCLFQTRCPFAEDECRTRMPELREIAPGRTVRCHLPLVPSEKG from the coding sequence TCGGCCGCGGAGTTCCTTCCGCCGTCCCGGCCGGGGACCCCGCTCATCCGGGCGGAGAAGCTGCGCGTCGAGTACCGCGGCCGCTCGGGCGGCCGGGTCCGGGCGCTGCGCGACATCGACCTGGAGATCGTCGAGGGCGAGACGCTGGGCCTGGTCGGCGAGTCGGGATGCGGGAAGTCCACCCTGGGCCGGGCCCTGCTGCGGGTGATCGAGCCCGTGTCGGGCACCATCGAGTTCCTCGGCCTGAACATCACCCGGCTCGGCGGACCCCGGCTGCGGCGCACCAGGGCCGACCTGCAGATGGTGTTCCAGGACCCCTTCGGCTCGCTGAACCCCCGGCGCAGGATCGCCGACATCGTCGCCGAACCGCTGCTGCGGGCGCGCGGCGTGAGCCGCGCCGAGGCCGCGCCGGTCGTACGGGAACTGCTGGAACGGGTGGGCCTCGGCGCGGAGGCGGGCCCGCGCAAGCCGCACGAGTTCTCCGGCGGACAGCGCCAGCGCGTCGGTATCGCCCGCGCACTGGCCTCCTCGCCCAAGTTCGTCGTGGCGGACGAGGCGGTCTCCGCGCTGGACGTCTCCATCCAGGCGCAGGTGCTGAACCTGCTGACGGACATGGTCCGCGAGCGCGGCCTGACCATGCTGTTCATCTCCCACGACCTGGGCGTCGTACGGCACATCGCCGACCGGGTGGCCGTCATGTACCTGGGGCAGATCATCGAGATCGCGTCCCGCGACGACTTCTTCTCCGGTCCCGCCCATCCCTATTCCGACGCGCTGCTGTCCTCGGTCCCCTCGCCGCGCCCCGGCAGGCGGCGCGAACGGCAGGTACTGGAGGGCGAGTTGCCGGATCCGGCCAACCCGCCGGACGGCTGTCTGTTCCAGACCCGCTGCCCCTTCGCCGAGGACGAGTGCCGCACCCGCATGCCGGAACTGCGGGAGATCGCGCCCGGCCGCACCGTGCGCTGCCACCTGCCTCTGGTGCCCAGTGAGAAAGGCTGA